The following are encoded in a window of Mustelus asterias chromosome 11, sMusAst1.hap1.1, whole genome shotgun sequence genomic DNA:
- the LOC144500842 gene encoding calcium homeostasis modulator protein 3-like, translating to MDRFVNIFRHFQSNSESMMNGICGILALASIRIYTTFQFICPCLPIYNTVYGIGVMFLPPTILFLCGIIVNKHSLLMMEEWQRPESGRSKDAAVLRYMFLAVAQRAALAPAVWLIVALLDGKCVVCAFSSSVDPSRFTNMSGFQGEDLLLLLSKVPCKELTADHLQHHFPRKAVYRYLRSVSQALGWSLLFLLVLVGFLARCFKPCSQHVTFLQSRYWSNYIDIEQSAFEQACCDHARGFARHCVIQFFQNMQTERKTHCPEITAPFSNETDHLHGIRNKEQLNNLLMKWFIAKPPLNISPISQQRRNSYPLTARESPQEQPTAWESPQQQPKAWESPQEQPTSWGKPQQHLTAWGKPRQQLTAQENAHGQPIAWERPQQQPRLPRVTVKHTVL from the exons ATGGATCGCTTTGTCAATATCTTCCGCCATTTCCAATCCAACTCGGAGTCAATGATGAATGGGATTTGTGGAATCCTAGCCTTGGCGAGTATCCGGATTTACACCACCTTCCAGTTTATCTGTCCGTGTTTGCCCATCTACAACACCGTCTATGGGATTGGTGTCATGTTCCTGCCTCCCACAATCCTCTTCCTCTGTGGTATCATTGTGAACAAGCACTCGCTGCTGATGATGGAGGAATGGCAGCGTCCAGAGAGTGGGAGGTCCAAGGATGCTGCCGTGCTTCGCTACATGTTCCTGGCCGTGGCGCAGAGAGCAGCGCTCGCTCCCGCGGTCTGGCTCATTGTCGCTCTGCTGGATGGCAAGTGCGTTGTCTGTGCCTTCAGCTCCTCGGTGGATCCCAGTCGCTTTACCAACATGAGCGGCTTTCAGGGGGAAGATTTGCTCCTCCTTCTGTCCAAAGTGCCCTGTAAGGAACTGACAGCCGACCACCTGCAACACCACTTCCCCAGGAAAgcagtgtacaggtatctccgCTCCGTCTCCCAG GCTCTGGGATGGAGTCTCCTCTTCTTGCTGGTCTTGGTGGGATTCCTCGCTCGCTGCTTCAAGCCGTGTTCCCAACACGTCACCTTCCTACAGAGCAGATACTGGAGCAACTACATCGATATTGAGCAGAGTGCCTTTGAGCAGGCATGCTGTGACCACGCGCGGGGCTTTGCTCGCCATTGTGTCATCCAGTTCTTCCAGAACATGCAGACGGAGCGAAAGACACATTGCCCGGAAATCACTGCTCCCTTCAGCAACGAGACGGACCATCTGCACGGCATCAGAAACAAGGAGCAGCTCAACAACCTCCTGATGAAATGGTTCATTGCAAAACCGCCGCTGAATATCAGTCCCATCAGCCAACAGCGAAGGAATTCCTACCCTCTGACAGCCCGGGAGAGCCCCCAGGAACAGCCCACAGCCTGGGAGAGCCCCCAGCAACAGCCCAAAGCCTGGGAGAGCCCCCAGGAACAGCCCACAAGCTGGGGTAAACCCCAGCAGCACCTCACAGCCTGGGGTAAACCCCGACAACAGCTTACAGCCCAGGAGAATGCCCATGGACAGCCGATAGCCTGGGAGAGGCCCCAGCAACAGCCCAGATTGCCGCGGGTCACTGTCAAACACACTGTGCTGTAG